A DNA window from Bradyrhizobium barranii subsp. barranii contains the following coding sequences:
- a CDS encoding coniferyl aldehyde dehydrogenase → MDHTLDRPLASAPLPALKDAFEAMVARARAEPAPDLAERLDRLARLRTVVADNEERFRQAISADFGHRSAVETTIAETMLVFSEIRHATKHLKSWMAPQRVATALQFLPARNRLIPQPLGVVGIIAPWNYPLQLTLAPAIGAIAAGNRVIIKPSELSPHFSVLLKETVAQKFDATELLVTGIEDEIAKAFASLPFDHLVFTGSTRVGRLVAEAAGRNLTPVTLELGGKSPAIIDASADLEEAAERIAYGKLLNAGQTCIAPDYVLVPERSLQAFAEKVRAQMRRMFGTDPANKDYTSVISDRHYARLEGLVADAAQRGAKILQPAKADDPNWKAHRKFPPTLIVGATEAMAAMQEEIFGPVLPVLGYRDPAEAIAFVNARDRPLALYWFGKDRAARDEVLSRTISGGVTVNDCLFHFAQANQPMGGVGASGTGAYHGEWGFRTFSKLKPVFYRSKFNRLADLYPPYGGKIARLEKLMRFMS, encoded by the coding sequence ATGGACCATACCTTGGACCGCCCCTTGGCGAGCGCGCCACTCCCGGCGCTGAAGGATGCCTTCGAGGCCATGGTTGCGCGGGCGCGCGCCGAGCCTGCACCTGACCTGGCCGAGCGGCTCGACCGGCTGGCGCGGCTGCGCACTGTCGTCGCCGACAACGAGGAGCGTTTCCGGCAGGCGATCTCGGCCGATTTCGGCCACCGCTCGGCCGTCGAGACCACCATCGCCGAGACGATGCTGGTGTTCTCCGAGATCCGGCATGCGACCAAGCACCTGAAGAGCTGGATGGCGCCGCAGCGCGTGGCCACCGCGCTGCAATTCCTGCCGGCGCGCAACCGCCTAATCCCGCAGCCGCTCGGCGTGGTCGGCATCATCGCGCCCTGGAATTATCCGCTCCAGCTCACGCTTGCGCCCGCGATCGGCGCGATCGCCGCCGGCAACCGGGTCATCATCAAGCCAAGCGAACTCTCGCCGCACTTCTCAGTGCTGCTGAAGGAGACGGTGGCGCAAAAGTTCGATGCCACCGAGCTACTCGTCACCGGCATCGAGGACGAGATCGCAAAAGCCTTCGCGAGCCTGCCGTTCGACCATCTCGTCTTCACCGGCTCGACCCGGGTCGGTCGGCTGGTCGCGGAGGCCGCCGGGCGCAATCTCACGCCCGTAACGCTCGAGCTCGGCGGCAAGTCGCCGGCGATCATCGACGCCTCCGCCGATCTCGAGGAGGCGGCCGAGCGCATCGCCTACGGAAAGCTGCTCAATGCCGGGCAGACCTGCATCGCGCCGGACTATGTGCTGGTGCCTGAGCGCTCGTTGCAGGCCTTCGCCGAAAAAGTGCGCGCGCAGATGCGGCGCATGTTCGGCACCGATCCCGCCAACAAGGACTACACCTCCGTCATCTCCGACCGGCACTATGCGCGGCTTGAAGGACTCGTGGCAGATGCTGCGCAGCGCGGCGCAAAAATCCTGCAACCGGCGAAAGCGGACGATCCGAACTGGAAAGCACACCGCAAATTCCCGCCGACACTGATCGTCGGCGCGACCGAGGCGATGGCGGCGATGCAGGAGGAGATTTTCGGCCCCGTTTTGCCGGTGCTGGGCTATCGCGATCCGGCGGAGGCGATCGCTTTCGTCAACGCCCGCGACCGGCCGCTCGCGCTCTACTGGTTCGGCAAGGATCGCGCCGCCCGCGACGAGGTGCTGTCGCGCACGATCTCCGGCGGCGTCACCGTCAACGACTGCCTGTTCCACTTCGCGCAAGCCAACCAGCCGATGGGCGGCGTCGGCGCATCCGGCACCGGCGCCTATCACGGCGAATGGGGTTTTCGCACGTTCAGCAAACTGAAGCCGGTGTTTTATCGCTCCAAGTTCAACCGCCTCGCCGACCTCTATCCGCCCTATGGCGGCAAGATCGCGCGGCTGGAGAAGTTGATGCGGTTCATGTCGTAG